One genomic window of Sodaliphilus pleomorphus includes the following:
- a CDS encoding RNA methyltransferase: protein MKKKSMLDLHRITAAQFKQAPKMPVVVVLDDVRSEMNVGSVFRTADAFVVERIALCGITAVPPMPEIHKTALGAECSVEWQHYATALEAVQQLRSEGYTICTIEQVHGSVSLERYNMERGRKYAIVLGNEVKGVSQQVVDASDCCIELPQRGTKHSLNIANTAAIVMWQFFEHLML from the coding sequence ATGAAAAAGAAAAGCATGCTCGACTTGCACCGCATCACGGCCGCCCAGTTCAAGCAAGCCCCCAAGATGCCTGTGGTGGTCGTGCTCGACGACGTGCGCAGCGAGATGAACGTGGGCAGCGTGTTTCGCACGGCCGACGCCTTTGTCGTCGAGCGCATCGCCCTGTGCGGCATCACGGCCGTGCCGCCCATGCCCGAGATACACAAGACCGCCCTGGGCGCCGAGTGCAGCGTCGAGTGGCAGCACTATGCCACCGCCCTCGAGGCCGTGCAGCAGCTGCGCAGCGAGGGCTACACGATATGCACCATCGAGCAGGTGCACGGCAGCGTGAGTCTTGAGCGCTACAACATGGAGCGCGGCCGCAAGTATGCCATCGTGTTGGGCAACGAGGTCAAGGGCGTGAGCCAGCAGGTGGTCGATGCCAGCGACTGCTGCATCGAGCTGCCCCAGCGCGGCACCAAGCACAGCCTCAACATTGCCAACACCGCCGCCATCGTGATGTGGCAATTTTTTGAGCACCTCATGCTGTAG